The proteins below are encoded in one region of Streptomyces marianii:
- a CDS encoding TerD family protein, protein MGVSLSKGGNVSLTKAAPNLTAVTVGLGWDVRTTTGTDFDLDASALLTNAEGKVGADGNFVFFNNLKSPDGSVEHTGDNLTGEGEGDDEQIKVNLAGVPADVQKIVFPVSIYDAETRQQSFGQVRNAFIRVVNQANGEELARYDLSEDASTETAMVFGELYRNGAEWKFRAIGQGYASGLRGIAQDFGVNV, encoded by the coding sequence CCCAACCTGACCGCGGTCACCGTCGGTCTGGGCTGGGACGTCCGCACCACCACCGGCACCGACTTCGACCTCGACGCCAGCGCCCTGCTGACGAACGCCGAGGGCAAGGTCGGGGCCGACGGCAACTTCGTGTTCTTCAACAACCTGAAGAGCCCCGACGGCTCGGTGGAGCACACCGGTGACAACCTCACCGGTGAGGGCGAGGGCGACGACGAGCAGATCAAGGTCAATCTGGCCGGGGTCCCCGCCGACGTCCAGAAGATCGTTTTCCCGGTGTCGATCTACGACGCCGAGACCCGTCAGCAGTCCTTCGGCCAGGTCCGCAACGCCTTCATCCGCGTGGTGAACCAGGCCAACGGCGAGGAGCTCGCCCGGTACGACCTGAGCGAGGACGCCTCGACCGAGACCGCCATGGTCTTCGGTGAGCTGTACCGCAACGGCGCGGAGTGGAAGTTCCGTGCCATCGGCCAGGGCTACGCCTCGGGTCTGCGCGGCATCGCGCAGGACTTCGGCGTCAACGTCTGA
- a CDS encoding TerD family protein, with amino-acid sequence MGVTLAKGGNVSLSKAAPNLTQVLVGLGWDARSTTGAPFDLDASALLCQSGRVLGDEFFVFYNNLTSPEGSVTHTGDNLTGEGDGDDESLIVDLTKVPAHCDKIIFPVSIHEADNRGQTFGQVSNAFIRVVNQADGQELARYDLSEDASTETAMIFGELYRYGGEWKFRAVGQGYASGLRGIALDFGVNVS; translated from the coding sequence ATGGGCGTCACGCTCGCCAAGGGAGGCAATGTCTCCCTCTCCAAGGCCGCACCGAACCTCACCCAGGTCCTCGTGGGGCTCGGCTGGGACGCACGCTCCACCACCGGAGCGCCCTTCGACCTCGACGCCAGCGCACTGCTCTGCCAGTCTGGCCGGGTGCTGGGGGACGAGTTCTTCGTCTTCTACAACAATCTGACGAGCCCGGAGGGTTCCGTCACACACACCGGGGACAACCTCACGGGCGAGGGCGACGGGGACGACGAGTCCCTGATCGTCGACCTGACGAAGGTGCCCGCGCACTGCGACAAGATCATCTTTCCGGTCTCGATCCATGAGGCGGACAACCGCGGCCAGACGTTCGGCCAGGTCAGCAATGCCTTCATTCGCGTGGTGAACCAGGCCGACGGCCAGGAGCTCGCCCGGTACGACCTGAGTGAGGACGCCTCCACCGAAACGGCGATGATCTTCGGCGAGCTCTACCGGTACGGGGGGGAGTGGAAGTTCCGGGCGGTGGGACAGGGGTACGCGTCGGGGCTCCGGGGCATCGCTCTAGACTTCGGGGTCAACGTTTCCTAA
- a CDS encoding DUF475 domain-containing protein, protein MVLKTFGWSFAVTALGLVAAVFYGGWTAFGLVAILSILEVSLSFDNAVVNAGVLKKMSEFWQKIFLTIGILIAVFGMRLVFPVVIVSITAKLGPIEAIDLALNNHARYEELVTDAHPAIAAFGGMFLLMIFLDFIFEDREIKWLAWLERPLAKLGKIDMLAACVALIILLITATTFAVHAHQYGGVHVDKSSTVLLAGVAGLITYMVVGGLSGFFEDKLEEEEEREHEAEEEAKRAGKPVSAAKLVGKAAFFMFMYLEVLDASFSFDGVIGAFAVSNDPVVIALGLGIGAMYVRSLTVYLVRQGTLDDYVYLEHGAHYAIGALAAILLITIQYEVPEVVTGLIGVALIAWSFWSSVRRNQRLRDHEEKEEEVLAAEEV, encoded by the coding sequence GTGGTACTGAAAACCTTCGGCTGGTCGTTCGCAGTCACTGCGCTCGGCCTGGTCGCTGCGGTGTTCTACGGGGGCTGGACGGCCTTCGGGCTCGTCGCGATCCTGTCCATCCTGGAGGTCTCGCTCTCCTTCGACAACGCGGTGGTCAACGCCGGCGTGCTGAAGAAGATGAGCGAGTTCTGGCAGAAGATCTTCCTTACCATCGGCATCCTGATCGCCGTCTTCGGCATGCGGCTGGTGTTCCCCGTCGTGATCGTCTCGATCACGGCGAAGCTCGGTCCCATCGAGGCGATCGACCTCGCCCTGAACAACCACGCCCGCTACGAGGAACTGGTCACCGACGCCCACCCCGCCATCGCGGCGTTCGGCGGCATGTTCCTGCTCATGATCTTCCTCGACTTCATCTTCGAGGACCGGGAGATCAAGTGGCTCGCCTGGCTGGAGCGGCCCCTGGCCAAGCTGGGCAAGATCGACATGCTGGCGGCCTGTGTCGCACTGATCATCCTGCTGATCACCGCCACCACCTTCGCCGTCCACGCCCACCAGTACGGCGGGGTGCACGTCGACAAGTCGTCCACGGTGCTGCTCGCCGGCGTCGCCGGCCTCATCACGTACATGGTCGTGGGCGGTCTCTCCGGCTTCTTCGAGGACAAGCTCGAAGAGGAGGAGGAGCGCGAGCACGAGGCAGAGGAGGAGGCCAAGCGGGCCGGCAAGCCGGTCTCGGCCGCCAAGCTCGTCGGCAAGGCCGCGTTCTTCATGTTCATGTACCTCGAGGTGCTGGACGCGTCCTTCTCCTTCGACGGCGTCATCGGCGCCTTCGCGGTCAGCAACGACCCGGTCGTCATCGCGCTCGGCCTCGGCATCGGCGCCATGTACGTCCGGTCCCTCACGGTCTACCTGGTCCGCCAGGGCACCCTCGACGACTACGTCTACCTCGAGCACGGCGCCCACTACGCGATCGGCGCGCTGGCCGCGATCCTGCTGATCACCATCCAGTACGAGGTCCCCGAGGTCGTCACCGGCCTCATCGGTGTGGCCCTGATCGCCTGGTCCTTCTGGTCCTCCGTGCGGCGCAACCAGCGCCTGAGGGACCACGAGGAGAAGGAAGAAGAGGTACTCGCGGCAGAGGAAGTGTGA
- a CDS encoding TerD family protein encodes MAFWDGLWRGRAAQFDSGSASTNSIQLTRRRPQVSLSKQSAATGNLRVNLSWRMRTSDIEGRSRQSGRLLRNPSMLFRPEVVQAHTQGVVNVDLDLGCLYEMTDGGKGVVQPLGGLFGSLNEPPYVRLSGDDRFGAPSGETLFVNLDHRESIRRLLFFVYIYDSTPAFDRTHAKVTLYPSNGPRVEIELDERAPQARSCAVFMVENVKGELVVRREVKFVYGFQAELDRLYGWGLQWGRGYKTKT; translated from the coding sequence ATGGCGTTCTGGGACGGTTTGTGGCGCGGCAGAGCAGCGCAGTTCGACTCGGGCAGCGCCTCGACCAACTCCATCCAGCTGACCAGGCGGCGCCCGCAGGTCTCGCTCTCCAAGCAGAGCGCCGCCACCGGCAACCTCCGCGTCAACCTCTCCTGGCGGATGCGGACCTCCGACATCGAGGGCCGGTCGCGGCAGAGCGGCCGACTGCTGCGCAATCCGTCGATGCTCTTCCGTCCCGAAGTGGTCCAGGCGCACACCCAGGGCGTCGTCAACGTCGACCTCGACCTCGGCTGCCTGTACGAGATGACGGACGGCGGCAAGGGCGTGGTGCAGCCGCTCGGCGGCCTCTTCGGCAGCCTGAACGAGCCGCCGTACGTCCGCCTCAGCGGTGACGACCGGTTCGGCGCACCCTCCGGGGAGACGCTGTTCGTCAACCTGGACCACCGGGAGTCGATCAGGCGCCTGCTGTTCTTCGTCTACATCTACGACAGCACGCCCGCGTTCGACCGCACGCACGCCAAGGTGACGCTCTATCCCAGCAACGGACCGCGGGTGGAGATCGAACTGGACGAGCGCGCCCCGCAGGCCCGCTCGTGCGCCGTGTTCATGGTCGAGAACGTCAAGGGCGAGCTGGTCGTGCGCCGCGAGGTGAAGTTCGTGTACGGCTTCCAGGCCGAGCTGGACCGGCTGTACGGCTGGGGCCTGCAGTGGGGTCGCGGATACAAGACCAAGACCTGA
- a CDS encoding TerD family protein, with translation MTHAMLKGSNVPLGATSVRAVLRWTPGAGVPDVDASALLLGADGRVRADEDFVFYNQPRHPSGFVRLLPKKRTAEGLTDTVQADVGSLDASVDQVVLAASSDGGTFSGVQDLRIMLYDAAVPGGEPLAVFDVRAETGEETAVICGELYRRGDGWKFRAVGQGYPTGLIGLATAFGISVDDSEPSAAASAPESAAQNQAPSRAEAQPQAEPSYGYPQPASPATQPAYGYPQPASPATQPAYGYPQPASPAAQPAYGYPQPAAAAGPAADPDFRLPPMGPQFIRE, from the coding sequence ATGACGCACGCGATGCTGAAGGGTTCCAACGTTCCGCTCGGCGCGACCTCGGTCCGGGCGGTGCTGCGCTGGACCCCCGGTGCCGGCGTCCCCGACGTGGACGCCTCCGCCCTGCTGCTGGGCGCCGACGGCCGTGTGCGCGCCGACGAGGACTTCGTCTTCTACAACCAGCCCCGGCACCCTTCCGGGTTCGTGCGGCTGCTGCCCAAGAAGCGCACCGCCGAGGGGCTCACCGACACGGTCCAGGCGGACGTCGGCTCGCTCGACGCCTCCGTGGACCAGGTGGTGCTCGCGGCGTCGTCCGACGGGGGCACGTTCTCCGGGGTGCAGGACCTGCGGATCATGCTGTACGACGCGGCGGTGCCGGGCGGCGAGCCGCTGGCCGTGTTCGACGTCCGGGCGGAGACGGGCGAGGAGACCGCGGTCATCTGCGGCGAGCTCTACCGGCGCGGCGACGGGTGGAAGTTCCGCGCGGTGGGGCAGGGCTATCCGACCGGGCTGATCGGCCTGGCCACGGCCTTCGGTATCTCGGTGGACGACAGCGAGCCGTCCGCCGCCGCTTCCGCTCCCGAGTCGGCGGCGCAGAACCAGGCCCCGTCCCGGGCGGAGGCGCAGCCGCAGGCCGAGCCGTCGTACGGTTACCCGCAGCCGGCCTCCCCCGCGACACAGCCGGCGTACGGCTATCCCCAACCGGCCTCCCCCGCGACACAGCCCGCGTACGGCTATCCCCAACCGGCGTCGCCCGCCGCACAGCCCGCGTACGGCTATCCGCAGCCCGCCGCCGCGGCGGGGCCCGCGGCGGATCCGGACTTCCGGCTGCCTCCGATGGGGCCGCAGTTCATCCGGGAGTAG
- a CDS encoding HpcH/HpaI aldolase/citrate lyase family protein, translating to MRHFGHITATARKELFHQEPAEFDAGSPARMLSMALGATLYSPATRPRLADDVLKQAARGVVSMVLCLEDSIDDADVPAAEENLVRQFADLDARGVEPPLLFVRVREPGQIENLARRLGGASRLLTGFVLPKFTEERGGPFLEAATAAEFVIGRALYVMPVLESPELLHLETRYETLTGIARSVRHHRDRILALRLGVTDFCSAYGLRRSPDMTAYDVKIVADVIADVVNVLGRSDGTGFTITGPVWEYFRLQERMFKPQLRRSPFMELRAEKLRTALIEHDLDGLLREIELDRANGLLGKTCIHPSHVLPVHALSVVSHEEFSDAQDILRPERGGGGVMRSAYTNKMNEVKPHRAWAERTLQRAEAFGVAREDVGFVELLTAGLAG from the coding sequence ATGCGTCATTTCGGGCATATCACGGCCACTGCCCGGAAGGAACTGTTCCATCAGGAGCCGGCGGAATTCGACGCCGGCTCCCCCGCGCGCATGCTCTCCATGGCGCTCGGCGCCACGCTCTACAGTCCCGCGACCCGGCCGCGACTCGCGGACGACGTGCTCAAGCAGGCCGCGCGCGGAGTGGTCTCCATGGTCCTCTGCCTGGAGGATTCCATCGACGACGCCGACGTCCCCGCCGCCGAGGAGAACCTCGTCCGCCAGTTCGCCGACCTCGACGCGCGCGGGGTCGAGCCCCCACTGCTGTTCGTCCGGGTACGCGAGCCCGGCCAGATCGAGAACCTCGCCCGCCGTCTCGGCGGGGCGAGCCGACTCCTGACCGGATTTGTACTTCCCAAATTCACCGAGGAGCGAGGCGGCCCCTTCCTGGAGGCGGCCACCGCCGCCGAATTCGTGATCGGCCGCGCGCTCTATGTGATGCCGGTGCTCGAATCGCCCGAGCTCCTCCACCTGGAGACCCGGTACGAGACCCTGACCGGCATCGCCCGCTCCGTCCGGCACCACCGGGACCGGATCCTCGCCCTCCGTCTCGGCGTCACCGACTTCTGCTCCGCCTACGGGCTGCGCCGCTCGCCCGACATGACGGCCTACGACGTCAAGATCGTCGCCGACGTCATCGCGGACGTCGTCAACGTCCTGGGCCGCTCCGACGGCACCGGCTTCACCATCACCGGACCGGTCTGGGAGTACTTCCGCCTCCAGGAGCGCATGTTCAAGCCGCAGCTGCGCCGCAGCCCCTTCATGGAGCTGCGGGCCGAGAAGCTGCGCACGGCACTGATCGAGCACGACCTCGACGGACTGCTCCGCGAGATCGAGCTGGACCGCGCCAACGGGCTCCTCGGCAAGACCTGCATCCACCCCTCCCATGTGCTGCCCGTCCACGCTCTGTCGGTGGTCAGCCACGAAGAGTTCAGCGACGCGCAGGACATCCTCCGCCCCGAACGGGGAGGGGGCGGAGTGATGCGTTCGGCCTACACGAACAAGATGAACGAGGTGAAGCCGCACCGCGCCTGGGCGGAGCGCACGCTCCAGCGCGCCGAGGCCTTCGGCGTCGCCCGGGAGGACGTCGGCTTCGTGGAGCTGCTGACCGCGGGTCTGGCAGGCTGA
- a CDS encoding phosphoribosyltransferase domain-containing protein has protein sequence MKEEDEAVEWSGSWVSQRLGVELVGDDGLKELLGLALRRNPKRAHLLVSHVLGKHVPQKPSVVYGHGYELGVRVRELLGREEAARAVVLGYAETATGLGHSVADGLALAPYLHSTRRPVDGVGPAGGFEESHSHATSHLLLPEDPKLLAGDGPLVLVDDEFSTGNTVLNTIRDLHARHPRGRYVIVALVDMRSARDLGRLDAFAKEIDARIDLVAHAGGTVRLPDGVLEKGQALVAAHETATTAPAPGGSGGAPGGPGGSTDAAAPAVATYRSPAAPEAPEGTDRTDGVDGTRGADRVDGADGRGGPDRADGAERATGPTAHRRPGPPGPYAPHVVRVDLDWPSGVPDGGRHGFTPAHRVELEAALPAMAQRVAEALGDGRPPETVGAPKRTAGAVAPPRTDGAPRVLVLGFEELMYAPLRLALELERTGAAREVRYSTTTRSPVLAVDDPGYAIRNRLVFPAHDEPADGPGERYAYNVAGGGFDAVVAVVDSAADTAALHAPDGLLAQLAAHIPHVVLTVVPSYVPAPERDPMPPEPLRGPEFSSYAPDEVGWLLQDLSDVELEAPTEEREEAIQSGGAHYAESLPVEYQPSDAYQALFHAALETSAARIARAVGAVTDTVLAEHPQRQRPGTHPRESRPVLVSLARAGTPVGVLMRRWARHRHGLDLPHYAVSIVRGRGIDANALRWLAAHHHPADVVFVDGWTGKGAITRELAAALGEFDGFVPEIAVLADPGGCVRTYGTREDFLIPSACLNSTVSGLVSRTVLRTDLVGPHDFHGAKYYRELAAADVSGHFLDTVEARFDEVADAVDTDVKELLSVDRTPTWAGWAAVERISEEYGIHDVNLVKPGVGETTRVLLRRVPWKILAKRGAGADLDHVRLLAEQRGVPVEETDDLPYSCVGLVHPRFTRGATGADGKAVAAQ, from the coding sequence ATGAAGGAGGAAGACGAAGCAGTGGAGTGGTCGGGAAGCTGGGTCTCCCAGCGACTGGGCGTGGAGCTCGTCGGCGACGACGGGCTGAAGGAGCTGCTCGGCCTCGCGCTGCGGCGCAACCCCAAGCGCGCGCATCTGCTGGTGTCGCACGTGCTCGGCAAGCACGTGCCGCAGAAGCCGTCCGTCGTGTACGGCCACGGGTACGAGCTAGGAGTCCGCGTCCGCGAACTGCTGGGCCGCGAGGAGGCCGCGCGGGCCGTCGTCCTCGGGTACGCGGAGACGGCGACGGGCCTCGGCCACTCGGTCGCCGACGGCCTGGCCCTCGCCCCGTACCTCCACTCCACCCGCCGTCCCGTCGACGGCGTCGGCCCGGCCGGCGGCTTCGAGGAGTCCCACTCCCACGCCACCTCGCACCTGCTGTTGCCCGAGGACCCGAAGCTGCTGGCCGGCGACGGGCCGCTGGTCCTCGTGGACGACGAGTTCTCCACCGGCAACACCGTCCTGAACACCATCCGCGACCTCCACGCCCGCCACCCGCGCGGCCGGTACGTGATCGTCGCCCTCGTCGACATGCGCTCGGCCCGGGACCTGGGCCGGCTGGACGCCTTCGCGAAGGAGATCGACGCCCGCATCGACCTGGTGGCGCACGCCGGCGGCACGGTCCGCCTGCCCGACGGCGTCCTCGAGAAGGGCCAGGCCCTGGTCGCGGCCCACGAGACCGCGACCACGGCTCCCGCACCCGGCGGCAGCGGCGGTGCGCCCGGCGGGCCCGGCGGCAGTACGGACGCCGCGGCACCCGCCGTGGCGACGTACCGCTCCCCTGCGGCACCGGAGGCACCGGAAGGCACCGACCGAACCGACGGTGTGGACGGCACGCGGGGCGCGGACCGCGTGGACGGCGCCGACGGCCGGGGCGGCCCGGACCGCGCGGACGGTGCCGAGCGCGCGACCGGCCCCACCGCGCACAGGCGGCCCGGGCCGCCCGGGCCGTACGCCCCGCACGTCGTACGCGTCGACCTGGACTGGCCCTCGGGAGTCCCCGACGGCGGCCGGCACGGCTTCACACCCGCGCACCGCGTCGAGCTGGAGGCCGCCCTGCCCGCCATGGCACAACGCGTCGCCGAAGCCCTGGGCGACGGCCGCCCGCCGGAGACCGTCGGAGCCCCGAAACGCACGGCCGGGGCCGTCGCACCGCCGCGGACGGACGGCGCCCCGCGGGTCCTCGTCCTCGGCTTCGAGGAGCTGATGTACGCGCCGCTGCGGCTCGCGCTCGAACTGGAGCGGACCGGCGCCGCACGCGAGGTGCGCTACTCGACGACCACGCGGTCCCCCGTGCTCGCCGTCGACGACCCCGGCTACGCCATACGGAACCGGCTGGTATTCCCCGCCCACGACGAACCGGCCGACGGCCCGGGCGAGCGATACGCCTACAACGTCGCCGGCGGAGGCTTCGACGCGGTCGTCGCCGTCGTGGACTCGGCCGCCGACACGGCCGCCCTGCACGCCCCGGACGGACTGCTCGCACAACTCGCCGCGCACATACCGCACGTCGTGCTCACCGTCGTCCCCAGCTACGTACCCGCTCCCGAGAGGGACCCCATGCCGCCCGAGCCGCTCCGCGGACCCGAGTTCTCCTCCTACGCGCCCGACGAGGTCGGCTGGCTGCTCCAGGACCTCTCGGACGTCGAACTCGAGGCGCCCACCGAGGAGCGCGAGGAGGCGATACAGAGCGGTGGCGCGCACTACGCCGAGTCGCTGCCCGTCGAGTACCAGCCCAGCGACGCGTACCAGGCGCTGTTCCACGCCGCCCTGGAGACCTCCGCCGCCCGGATCGCCCGCGCCGTCGGCGCCGTCACCGACACCGTCCTCGCCGAGCACCCGCAGCGCCAGCGGCCCGGCACGCACCCCCGCGAGAGCCGCCCCGTCCTGGTCTCGCTGGCCCGCGCCGGCACACCCGTCGGAGTGCTGATGCGCCGCTGGGCCCGGCACCGCCACGGCCTCGACCTGCCCCACTACGCCGTCTCGATCGTCCGCGGCCGCGGCATCGACGCCAACGCGCTGCGCTGGCTCGCCGCCCACCACCACCCGGCCGACGTGGTGTTCGTCGACGGCTGGACCGGCAAGGGCGCCATCACACGCGAACTGGCCGCCGCACTCGGCGAGTTCGACGGCTTCGTCCCCGAGATCGCGGTGCTCGCCGACCCCGGCGGCTGCGTCCGCACCTACGGCACCCGCGAGGACTTCCTCATCCCCTCCGCCTGCCTCAACTCCACGGTGTCCGGGCTGGTCTCGCGCACAGTCCTGCGCACCGACCTGGTCGGGCCGCACGACTTCCACGGTGCGAAGTACTACCGCGAACTGGCCGCCGCCGATGTGTCCGGCCACTTCCTCGACACCGTCGAGGCGCGATTCGACGAGGTGGCCGATGCCGTCGACACCGACGTGAAGGAACTGCTCTCCGTAGACCGCACCCCGACCTGGGCCGGCTGGGCGGCGGTGGAGCGGATCAGCGAGGAGTACGGCATCCACGACGTCAACCTCGTCAAGCCCGGCGTCGGCGAGACCACCCGCGTCCTGCTCCGCCGCGTCCCCTGGAAGATCCTCGCCAAGCGCGGCGCGGGCGCCGACCTGGACCACGTACGCCTGCTCGCCGAACAGCGCGGCGTCCCCGTCGAGGAGACCGACGACCTGCCCTACAGCTGCGTCGGCCTCGTCCACCCCCGGTTCACACGCGGCGCCACCGGCGCCGACGGAAAGGCGGTGGCGGCGCAGTGA
- a CDS encoding FmdB family zinc ribbon protein yields MPRYEYRCRTCDDTFELSRPMAESSAPASCPAGHADTVKLLSAVAVGGTSTGPAPAPAGGGGGGGGCCGGGCCG; encoded by the coding sequence ATGCCCCGATACGAGTACCGCTGCCGCACTTGCGACGACACCTTCGAGCTGAGTCGGCCCATGGCCGAGTCCTCCGCTCCCGCGTCCTGCCCCGCGGGGCACGCCGACACCGTGAAACTGCTGTCGGCGGTCGCCGTGGGCGGGACGAGCACGGGGCCGGCCCCCGCACCCGCCGGTGGCGGTGGCGGTGGCGGTGGTTGCTGCGGCGGTGGCTGCTGCGGCTGA
- a CDS encoding DUF4383 domain-containing protein gives MASTHSPQATQNPSGLHVALDEHLPVDHRLNQVYRYGAGLMGLILLAFGILGLTHNLGFFDTGNDTVAGLNTNGALSVLSICVGLLLFVGMVIGGNFASTLNMVLGILFILSGFVNLGLLDTGANFLNFRIQNVLFSFVVGIMLMWFGMYGRVGSTLPHDNPYWKARHPDEAATEEQARVERMRARELPEAGRQG, from the coding sequence ATGGCATCCACGCACTCGCCGCAGGCCACGCAGAACCCCAGCGGCCTGCACGTCGCCCTGGACGAACATCTGCCCGTGGACCACAGGCTCAACCAGGTCTACCGCTACGGCGCCGGGCTCATGGGCCTGATCCTGCTGGCCTTCGGGATCCTCGGGCTGACGCACAACCTGGGCTTCTTCGACACGGGAAACGACACCGTCGCCGGTCTCAACACCAACGGCGCGCTGAGCGTGCTGTCCATCTGCGTCGGGCTGCTGCTGTTCGTCGGCATGGTCATCGGCGGGAACTTCGCCTCCACGCTGAACATGGTGCTGGGCATCCTCTTCATCCTCAGCGGCTTCGTGAACCTCGGCCTGCTGGACACCGGTGCGAACTTCCTCAACTTCCGCATCCAGAACGTCCTCTTCAGCTTCGTCGTGGGGATCATGCTGATGTGGTTCGGAATGTACGGCCGGGTAGGCAGCACGCTCCCCCACGACAACCCGTACTGGAAGGCCCGCCACCCCGACGAAGCGGCGACGGAGGAGCAGGCGCGTGTCGAGCGGATGCGGGCGCGCGAGCTCCCGGAGGCCGGTCGCCAGGGCTGA
- a CDS encoding tyrosine-type recombinase/integrase, giving the protein MARKRNPNGAGSIWQRKDGRYEARVYVPQPDGTRKRKTVYGATWEECDAKRQELVLRDRQGVPTPTRSAKLSEWLPYWLEEFVRGDRKKTTYAKYETHVRRYLIPQIGSKRLENLGAADVRRMLAAVTVQASAATAKESHRVLRSALTAACREELISRNVVKLVPAPRVQPRELKPWSLEQTTTFLEAARKDPLYTAFVLAVTLGLRRGEILGLRWSDIDLEHRTLTVRNQLQRVQKELYEDTTKNRRTRAIPIPLMCVAPLRWQRLRQAGQRAAAGESWHGGDYVFTTRTGRPVEPRNLSRSFERVSDDAGLPRIRLHDARHGCATLLFAAGVPARVVMEILGHSQIAVTMNIYTHVSDDNRREAMGHMDRLLRRRRRSD; this is encoded by the coding sequence ATGGCGCGCAAGCGAAACCCGAACGGCGCCGGCAGTATCTGGCAGCGCAAGGACGGGCGGTACGAAGCACGGGTCTACGTCCCGCAGCCGGACGGAACCCGCAAGCGCAAGACCGTCTACGGCGCGACCTGGGAGGAATGCGACGCCAAGCGCCAGGAGCTGGTGCTCAGGGACCGACAGGGCGTCCCCACCCCGACGCGCTCGGCCAAGCTCTCCGAGTGGTTGCCCTACTGGCTGGAGGAGTTCGTCAGGGGCGACCGCAAGAAGACGACGTACGCCAAGTACGAGACGCACGTCCGGCGTTACCTGATCCCCCAGATCGGCTCCAAGCGGCTGGAGAACCTCGGAGCCGCGGACGTGCGCCGCATGCTCGCGGCCGTCACCGTTCAGGCATCTGCGGCGACGGCCAAGGAGTCCCATCGAGTGCTCCGCAGCGCGCTGACGGCCGCGTGCCGAGAGGAACTGATCAGCAGGAACGTGGTCAAGCTCGTCCCCGCACCCCGAGTGCAGCCGAGGGAACTCAAACCGTGGAGCCTGGAGCAGACGACCACCTTCCTGGAGGCCGCGAGGAAGGATCCGCTGTACACAGCCTTCGTTCTTGCCGTGACGCTCGGGTTGCGCCGCGGCGAGATTCTGGGGTTGCGCTGGTCGGACATCGACCTGGAGCACCGCACACTCACGGTGCGGAACCAGCTCCAGCGCGTGCAGAAGGAGCTGTACGAGGACACGACGAAGAACCGCAGGACACGAGCGATCCCCATCCCGCTGATGTGCGTGGCTCCCCTGCGCTGGCAGCGGCTGCGACAGGCCGGACAGCGAGCCGCCGCCGGTGAGAGCTGGCACGGTGGCGACTACGTGTTCACGACTCGCACGGGACGGCCGGTGGAGCCGAGGAATCTCAGCCGGTCGTTCGAGCGCGTATCGGACGACGCGGGGCTCCCCCGCATCCGGCTGCACGACGCCCGGCACGGCTGCGCCACCCTGCTGTTCGCCGCCGGGGTGCCGGCGCGCGTGGTGATGGAGATCCTGGGGCACTCGCAGATCGCCGTCACCATGAACATCTACACCCATGTATCGGACGACAACCGGCGCGAGGCGATGGGTCACATGGACCGGCTCTTGCGACGTCGCCGCCGGTCAGACTGA
- a CDS encoding helix-turn-helix domain-containing protein, translated as MNSPLPTSHQALTVPEVMSALRMSRFKVYDLIRSKRLPSFTEGRLRRVPADAVATYMKNRLEEAA; from the coding sequence ATGAACTCCCCCCTGCCCACAAGTCACCAGGCCCTGACCGTGCCCGAGGTCATGAGCGCGCTCCGGATGAGCCGTTTCAAGGTCTACGACCTGATCCGGTCCAAGCGGCTGCCCAGCTTCACCGAAGGGCGACTGCGCCGCGTCCCCGCAGACGCGGTGGCCACGTACATGAAGAACCGTCTTGAGGAGGCCGCCTGA